One Glycine max cultivar Williams 82 chromosome 8, Glycine_max_v4.0, whole genome shotgun sequence genomic window, ATATACACTGGTTTCCATATATTTATCAATCAAATTATCAATACTATTtcatttgagaaagaaaaaattaaataatatttagctTATGTCATAGTTAGAGTTGACTTTAAATAATCATTTATGACCttcaaatttattcaaatagtattaattattcttagtgtgtgtatatatataaggtATCCTGCAATTACTCATAACGAAGGTAGATAAACTATTGCTTCAAGCTCGCAGCATATTTCTCAACACCAACAACATCCTCACATGTAATAAAAGATGGAGATGAAGAAACGAATCATGGTTTAAATAAAGTTTACAATATTACCTGGCCAGCTGGTACATAAGGATCCCCAGTTAGCTTCAAAGCTTCTACATACTCATAAAACTCAATATTTGAAGGCTCCTTAGCCCCATTGTCCTCTTGCCACTGACCAAATCTACGTCTTAGATGAATAACTTCAGAGGAGTAAAGCCCATGTGCACCAATGTATAGACctgatgaaaatgaaaatatgttacTTGGTTTACACTGCACTACAGATTAAAAACATCCTACATTCAGCAGTCAATATTCAGCACCTCATAATAATCAAATTgacaaattctttaaaaaatcacCATTTAAAGGATCAAACGAAGCTGGTATTTCGATGCGATTGAAAATTGTTGAGCCAGATAATTGGTGATGGCTCTGAGCCTGACTTAGAGTGAGATTTATCAATTCTCCCACTTCTTTCAGCACCTAAAAGATTGAAGCAAAGCACTATAGTCTAAGTAACTCATGGATAGATTAAACAAGGATATTTAATTTTGCAATATATATTCAACTACTTAGACCTACCTTTGAGGGTATCTTTCCCCTGCCAATGAATTTTGCAAGGTCAAAAATAACATGATCAACTCTGCGTCGACCTTGAAACTTAGTTGATTTATCAGATGAAGATTTTCCTTTGTCAAGACCAACCTGCTGATTGACTTCTTTTTCAACAGTAAAGGAAAATGAACCACGCCCCTTCATCTCCAGCATAGCAGGGACTCGAAGCAAATCTCTAGAGGATAGATTACCAGAAAGTTTCTGAACAAGACCACCAATGGCAATTTTGACAGCAAACTCATTCTGGTCTTCACGTTCAAAAGTTCCCAGACCAGCATTTATTTCAATCTCATCATCTCCCTCCTGGTCAGTCTCAGACTTAATCTCTTCCAGTTCTAGACTTTCTGCATCATTTTCCATCTCTTCATCTTCGTCTTCGTCTCCGTCTTCGTCCTCAATTATCTTCTCAATCACATTAGATAGATCCTTGTCTACTTTCTCTGGAGTTATCACCTTGAATACCTTCACCTTTACCCCAGGAATCATATCTTTCAAGACATTCTGAAATCCAGGCATTCCCTCAGCAGGATCAGAGCCATCATTCCTATCATTACCATTTTCTGGATCTTCAGTACTCACAACAAACAGCTCACTTTTGTCTTCAGTAGACTCCACTGAACTCAGTCTCCCAGCAGCATCCAATGTTTTAGAGGAGGTTGTTGGGGGTCCATGGAAGGCCCCTCTTTGCTTTAAGTACACAgcctgaaaaataaaagaacatcatATTGCAGTATTGCTATTGGACAATAGATTATGACCGAGTTAtgtattattgttatatattttttttttgaaatataattattatagttgATAGTCAACAATACAAAGGCTATTGGACTATAACTTTAAAATGTGGTGTGTATGTGTGTGCGTGCAGACATATTACTACTCACCTTCAAGTGTAGGTTGGCACCCTTCATACTTTAATTGGAGAAAACAAACCATCTTTATTTCTTCTTACTCAACTTCAGGGACCATGTcaatttaagtaattaaaaatttaataatcaaattaataactaTCTTTCTCCAGATAATAACTGTCCTCATAAATTATTCTCTCTTAATAACTACCAACTAAACCTTTAAACCTTCATATCtcctgaaatttttttatcaactaaaatatattaatcttaTTTATACAATAATCCAATTTTAGATGATTTTAAACATCaatgatgatataaaattacatgCCATGAATTATACATGCTTGacctatattattattaattttaaatgatagagAAAAATTTAAGGTATTTttgttacaattttaaaaacaattcattatggtttttttttaagtaaattactgtattttaaatttttataaaataataatgagagAAAAGTTCAAGGGTTGCATATATGGAGAACCATTTATATGGTTGGTAATTATTAGTATGGAAGACAAACAATTACTTATTTAACTGCCAGTTTTTAATTACTGAAATGGAGAGCATTTAACAAGCAATATGCTTCATTCAACTATGTAATTGCAGTTCCTCCTCCATCATCATGCATgggttttttaaacaaaataattagcAGAATACTTGTGATAGTAAACATAGAAGATGATCCTTAGCACACCCATATATTCAGATTTCAATTTTGAATGGGGGAAAAGAATCCAGAATTCCAGATTCAGTACAATAAGTTTTTTGACTTTTGTCTATGAAAACATGTAATTTAGCTCAAATTTAAGAGAAGATTGCTGCCCAGCAGAAGTAAGAAATTATGGGTTCAGCCAAGAAGAGGTACCTGTGACTTGAATTCACCTTTTTTATCCATTGtaagaaaaaattcaaaaagaggAATGCCAGCAGCAGAAGTTGCAAGTTGCCTAGAAAAATAAGGTAAAAGGGTCAACACCAGAAATCACACAAGGTAGTGGCAGGCTCACCTAAAATATCTAATGTGCAGAAATTCCTTGAAACACGTCAAAAAGTGGGAAGTTGTTTCCAAGGCaagcaaataatttaattaattccatAAGAAAGATTACATGCGAAGAAAACAGATGGCACTGAAAATACTTGTACCCTTAAACCTATACAGAGAATGAGAATAGACAGCTTTGTCTAATGACAATCTGAGCATATAACAACCAGATTCAAACAATTCACCACTAAGATTccccataataataataataataataataataattgtttcaAATTTGACCCCAATGTATCTAGGATAAACTCTGATACCATTTTAGAATTTGGGCTTAAGACCTAAGTCACCTAACTTTCCAACACACCCACTCAAGCCCAAGACTACGGGCCTAAACTAGAGCATGGCAATGCAGATGGCCCAACA contains:
- the LOC100787668 gene encoding protein EXECUTER 1, chloroplastic, producing MFHPLHFTFTAHILLLQQHTYPFSLMASSSISAPTLTFPTQKLAVPFPAPRTPSLLPFPSQPPCRCLASASSDDRCSGAKRSGWDSVLHQFSEVAKRVDSYWKSLGNAAADDRVRVVGGDEDWDWDRWRRHFEEIDEQERLLSIFKSQLSRAVYLENYEDAARLKVAFAATANNDSVGRVMSYLNRAIKEERYGDAAFLRDKAGAGLVGWWSGISEGVNDPHGLIIRITPEHGRYVARSYSPRQLATSAAGIPLFEFFLTMDKKGEFKSQAVYLKQRGAFHGPPTTSSKTLDAAGRLSSVESTEDKSELFVVSTEDPENGNDRNDGSDPAEGMPGFQNVLKDMIPGVKVKVFKVITPEKVDKDLSNVIEKIIEDEDGDEDEDEEMENDAESLELEEIKSETDQEGDDEIEINAGLGTFEREDQNEFAVKIAIGGLVQKLSGNLSSRDLLRVPAMLEMKGRGSFSFTVEKEVNQQVGLDKGKSSSDKSTKFQGRRRVDHVIFDLAKFIGRGKIPSKVLKEVGELINLTLSQAQSHHQLSGSTIFNRIEIPASFDPLNGLYIGAHGLYSSEVIHLRRRFGQWQEDNGAKEPSNIEFYEYVEALKLTGDPYVPAGQVAFRAKIGKRYQLPHKGIIPEEFGVIARYKGEGRLAEPGFQNARWVDGELVILDGKHLKAGPVVGFVYWAPGYHFLVFFNRLRLQQ